Proteins co-encoded in one Cupriavidus nantongensis genomic window:
- a CDS encoding glycosyltransferase family 4 protein, protein MKETHIAFLLNGLDNAGGTERVAANLAAALVNEQYRVTLVSPYPCESFLAIDPNVEIRHLGMARIPSNTFARVKWFFQSVARLRRWLKQNRPQVVFSMFFNQSIALALAGHRLPIKRIACEHIYYHYHNAVRRTMRRFIYPRLDGLVVLTERDAAIYRNFLQCVEVIPNFVEIQPADVVELPRSNTLLAVGRFSDQKGFDLLLEAYYSYTVKVAEAWSLTIVGDGPLRQQIEARARDMGVLDKIRFTGMQRNVEDFFREAGIFVLSSRFEAFPMVLLEALGSGLPVISFDCPTGPREILADGQAGMLVTAEDSNALADGMVRLTADAGLRHRLAHAGYDRVQSFSRAKILGAWRKLIATTA, encoded by the coding sequence ATGAAAGAAACGCACATCGCCTTCCTGCTGAACGGCCTTGACAATGCTGGCGGCACCGAACGTGTGGCTGCCAACCTTGCCGCAGCCCTGGTCAATGAGCAATACAGAGTCACGCTCGTATCCCCTTACCCGTGCGAATCATTTTTGGCGATCGACCCCAACGTCGAGATTAGACACCTCGGCATGGCGCGCATCCCCAGCAACACATTTGCGCGGGTCAAGTGGTTTTTTCAATCAGTAGCCCGGCTGCGACGCTGGCTTAAGCAAAACCGGCCGCAAGTGGTTTTCAGCATGTTCTTCAACCAAAGCATCGCACTGGCGCTCGCAGGCCATAGGCTGCCAATAAAAAGAATTGCCTGCGAACACATTTACTACCACTATCACAATGCGGTGCGACGCACGATGCGTCGTTTCATTTACCCCAGGCTCGACGGATTGGTGGTGTTGACCGAGCGCGATGCCGCCATCTATCGGAATTTCCTCCAATGCGTTGAAGTTATCCCCAATTTCGTTGAGATTCAACCTGCTGATGTCGTAGAACTGCCAAGGTCGAACACGCTGCTTGCGGTGGGGCGTTTCAGTGACCAGAAGGGCTTTGACCTACTGCTGGAGGCCTATTACAGCTACACCGTCAAAGTAGCCGAGGCCTGGTCATTAACCATCGTCGGTGATGGCCCCCTACGCCAGCAAATTGAAGCCAGAGCACGAGATATGGGCGTCCTCGACAAAATTCGGTTCACTGGTATGCAGCGCAATGTCGAAGACTTCTTTAGGGAAGCCGGCATTTTCGTGCTGTCGTCGCGATTTGAAGCGTTTCCGATGGTCTTGCTTGAGGCCCTCGGATCCGGCTTACCTGTGATCAGCTTTGACTGCCCAACCGGTCCACGCGAGATCCTCGCGGACGGGCAGGCTGGCATGCTTGTGACTGCGGAGGACAGCAATGCGCTCGCTGACGGGATGGTTCGCTTGACAGCCGACGCCGGGCTGCGGCACCGGTTGGCACACGCGGGATACGATCGCGTGCAGTCTTTTAGCCGAGCCAAGATCCTTGGCGCATGGCGCAAACTGATTGCGACGACGGCGTGA